ATAGTTATAGCAAATAGAAAGTATGAGTTCTTCGTTAAAAGCATATTCTATCTTTCTTTTTATACTTTCTGTATGCTTGTCTTCCTGTACAGGTAGCAAACCATCTTTAAAAGAAGATAACGCGTCAACGAATGCAGGAATAAATATTGATACATTCTCGGAATTCCCACCAGAAATAGAAGGTTGCTTGTGTTCCTTCTCTAACAGTAAGAATGATTTTGAGAGTAGGAAGTATATTTATGTTGACGACTACCAAGGGAATGCCTTTATCTCTATCAATGGAGATTTGAAAAAGTTTATCTTGAGTAATTCTCAAAAAGTGTCAGATGAGCATTACATCACAACTTGGACTTCTGAAGGTTATGAAGTTATACTTGATTATAAGCAGGTTGGGCAGGAAGAAGAGACTTGGCAGCAAAAAGGCACAATGAGAGTCAAGGCAAAGGGTGCGAAAGAGTTGGTAAAAGAGTTATACGGAGAGTGTGGTTGCTGAAAATAAAACAAGCGCTAACCACAGTAGCTGTTGCACAACTCTCCAGTAACTCCTGCTCCCTATTATTTTTTAGGACCGCCCCCTTTTCTTCTACAAAAATAACAGTAAAAGCAGCCTCTGCTCCGGCCTAGGCAGGGCCATGAGGGCTATTTGGCTTCTTTTTGGGATAAAGCGCAGCAATTTCTGCAGGTTGTAGGCTGCCGCTGCCAGCAGCATCCCTTTTTGGGCCAGCTTCAAACCCCTGGTGTTGATTTTGCGCATGCCCAGGAAGTTGAGGAGCGTGCCCAGCACCGGCTCCACCGTAGCCTGCCGCAGGCGTTTCATGCGCCGGCCCCAGCGGCTATTCAGGCGGGTGATGACCCTTTCGTACTCGTCACGGTATTAGGTGACTTCTATCTTTTTGACGTGCAGGTGACCGATGCACCTCTCTTTCAAGGGACAGTCCCTGCAATCCTTGCGGGTGGTGTAGTAGGTCCTCTTCCTGTTGTTGTTTTTCTTCTCTACCAGCACGTTGCGGAAAGTCACCTTTTTGCCCTCCGGGCATAGCCAGTAGTCACCCTCCTGTTGGTAGGCAAAGCCTTCGGGGCCGCCTTTGTAAGTGCCGTGGGGCGGGATGAAGGCCGTAATGCCCGTCTGTTCCAGGAAAGCGTAGTTCTCCCCAGAGGAGTAGCCGGTGTCGGCCAGCAGGGTGCTGCAGCGCAGGTTTAGGAGCTGTAGCCTCTGAGTAAGCCCACCGAGCAGAGCTGGCAGGCACAGGCTGTCTTTACGGTCAGCATGGTCCGCTTGCACATGGGTAATCACGTGGCGGGAAGCATCTACTGAGAGTTGCATCAGGTAGCAGAGCTTGCGGGCCTTGCCGGGCTTGACGGCTATTCTGGCGCTCGGGTCTACGGGCGAGTAGTGGGTCTTATTAGAGGTGAAGCGGCTGTTCTTGTTGCTGGCCCCGGGGTGCTGATCCTGGCCCCACTTTATGTTGCGGGCCCGGATCTCCTGCAGCTCGTCGCGGCTGGCGGTGAGGGTGCGTTGCTGCTGGCTTGCCTTGTCGCGCATGGCCTTGCGGTCAGCCGGGCTCATGGCCCTGACCCGCTCCAGGTGGTCGACCAACTCCTGGCGGGGCACCTTCAACTCCAGCGAGTCCATGGAGGCGTTGGCTTTGATCAAAGCAGAATCAATGACTTGGGTGTGGCCCGAGACCATGCCCGCCTCCACGCACAGGGCAAGCACGCGCGTGAAGACCTCCTCAAACAGATCCAGCCTCAGGCTGCAGTGCTCGATGATTTTTCTGTCTGATACAATGTTCTCCAGGTGACCCACTAGGCAGAGCTTGAAGAAGACTACGGGATCAATTGAGTGTTGGCCGCAGCGGCCGTAGTAGGGCTGGGTCAGTTTGTAGAGGAACTCCAGGTCCAGCCTGTGCTTGAGCTGCCGGTAAAAGTTATGCTCCGGCACATGTGCCGAGAGCGAGAAGCGCAGCTCCCGCTCGTCCTCGAAAGTTTTCCTGCCCTGCATTCCATCAAAGATTTGGTACTATCTGCTTTTACGCCTATCTTCAATAGGTTGTGCAACAAGCACCACACCTATAGGTTAGCTACGCCATCCCATAGCCCAGTACGTTAGATCATAACACACCCACACAATTATGTAAAGCTAAGGGCAATTGTTCCTTACCTAATTTTATAAGCTGATGGCATACTTTAAAGCAAGGCAGCTATGAACAACTGGCGGTGGAAAGGGGCCTAGGCTGCCTTCCGGCAAACAGCACGGAAAGGCAATCGTTTCAGTTTCACATCCCGGAAAACAAGGAAGCATGCTTATGGCCACCACTACAAATTCAAAAATCATTCGGGCAACCAAGCATAAGATTTATACCGCTTTTACAGACAGGAACGCTTTAGAAGGTTGGCTTGCTCCAACCAATATGGTTGGAAAAATTCACAACTTCGACTTAAAAGTGGGTGGAGGTTACAGTATGTCGCTTTTCTACCTTGACAGCGAAACGGCCGGTAAGACGTCAGAGAACGAAGATCGTTTTTATGCAACGTTTGTCGAACTTAAACCCTATGAAAAGATTGTCCAGACCATTCATTTCAGGTCAGACAACCCTGGGTTTGCAGACGAAATGACAATGGAAGTCTTATTAGAAGGAGCTGCAAACAACGCAACAAAAGTAACGATCGTTTTTAGAAAC
This window of the Pontibacter liquoris genome carries:
- a CDS encoding SRPBCC domain-containing protein, whose translation is MATTTNSKIIRATKHKIYTAFTDRNALEGWLAPTNMVGKIHNFDLKVGGGYSMSLFYLDSETAGKTSENEDRFYATFVELKPYEKIVQTIHFRSDNPGFADEMTMEVLLEGAANNATKVTIVFRNIPVGIDPKDNETGTEQSLEKLARYVAED